One genomic window of Punica granatum isolate Tunisia-2019 chromosome 1, ASM765513v2, whole genome shotgun sequence includes the following:
- the LOC116194797 gene encoding uncharacterized protein At3g28850-like, whose amino-acid sequence MGCVSSSLLSRDDEFPQLGSAALGHHIVSLTSTTYGLLSMDPPQPGQHHSATTPPTPPQRFTLGSIFPSPLSDPRPLRPVRPESELCPARPEPEVINSWELMAGLDTADSFRFSPLPPPRFKDLSLPIKENCNPNFGNTKSTVLEKFEFLCPSNGENKVVLYTTTLRGVRSSFEACNSVRSAIEGLGVAVCERDVSMHSGFRDELRELMRGKGKELLVPPRVFVRGRYIGGAEEVMRIAEEGKLAELLEGLPKGKVRMICEGCGGVRFLPCFRCNGSCKVVISKGEEGDEEEGDELVEGGRRSSARNVVVRCVKCNENGLVLCPICS is encoded by the coding sequence ATGGGTTGTGTCTCCTCGAGTTTGCTGAGCCGCGACGACGAGTTCCCGCAGCTCGGGAGCGCCGCGCTGGGCCACCACATTGTCTCCCTCACCTCCACCACCTACGGCCTCCTCTCCATGGACCCGCCTCAGCCGGGTCAACACCACTCCGCCACCACTCCACCGACCCCTCCCCAGCGCTTCACCCTCGGCTCCATCTTCCCCTCCCCGCTCTCAGATCCGAGGCCCCTCAGGCCCGTCCGGCCCGAATCCGAGCTCTGCCCGGCTCGGCCTGAGCCCGAGGTGATCAACTCGTGGGAGCTAATGGCGGGCCTTGACACCGCCGACAGCTTCCGGTTCTCCCCTCTCCCACCCCCAAGATTCAAGGATCTGAGTCTGCCGATCAAAGAGAACTGCAATCCCAATTTCGGAAACACTAAATCGACGGTATTGGAGAAATTCGAGTTCCTCTGCCCGTCCAACGGGGAGAATAAGGTAGTTCTCTACACGACGACCCTGCGGGGAGTCCGGAGCTCGTTCGAGGCGTGCAATTCTGTCCGATCCGCAATCGAGGGCCTCGGGGTGGCCGTGTGCGAGAGGGATGTCTCGATGCATAGCGGGTTCAGGGACGAGCTACGGGAGCTGATGAGAGGGAAGGGGAAGGAGTTGTTGGTCCCGCCCAGGGTTTTTGTGAGGGGAAGGTACATTGGTGGGGCGGAGGAAGTGATGAGGATAGCAGAGGAAGGGAAGCTGGCGGAGCTGCTCGAGGGGTTGCCAAAGGGAAAGGTCAGGATGATCTGTGAGGGATGCGGGGGCGTGAGATTCCTCCCATGTTTTCGTTGCAATGGTAGCTGCAAAGTTGTGATCTCAAAAGGcgaagaaggagatgaagagGAGGGAGATGAATTGGTGGAAGGCGGGAGAAGAAGTAGCGCAAGGAATGTCGTGGTCAGATGCGTCAAGTGTAATGAGAACGGGTTGGTTTTATGCCCGATTTGTAGCTGA